GGATAACCGGGCCGTACACCATTGGCGGGTTCATTGTCACCAAGTCAAAGTTGGGCTTTTCCTCTGCGACAAATTTCCATGCCGCTTCTTCCGCAAGTTTCTGCGATTAAGATTCGTCAACAAACACCATCACATAATCACGGTATTTTCTGTACTCACCTTGCTGCCGCGATACGCCAGAGAGCGTTCAGCCACGGCCTCATCCCAACTTATAGGATTCCACGAATTTTCGTCGTATACCAGAGGCGGCGATGCACTATTGACGATAGCGGCAAACGACGAGGTCAAAACGACACGCTTTACCTGGAGTGCGTGATTCTTGATTGCTCGAAGCAGGCCGATGGTTCCCTTGATGGCAGGATCGAGCAGGTCTGTCACGGGATCATCAAAGTTCTCATGGAATGGCGACGCAGTGTGGATGACACAGTCGAAGGGGGGATCAGATTGAACAGCCTGTACAGGTTCAGGCAAAAGTTAGCTTTCTGTTCTGATCCATTCCGCATACACACCTGGTCATCACAGGTCTCACATGATCAAAGGCGCCTTCGCGGGCGATGTTGCTGACCACAACATATGACAGTTTCTCTTTCGGGGTGTTTTGGTACGCTGCAAGAATTTGATCGCCCTTTATCGTAGATCGGACGGTGGTGGTAACC
The DNA window shown above is from Colletotrichum destructivum chromosome 2, complete sequence and carries:
- a CDS encoding Putative NAD-dependent epimerase/dehydratase, NAD(P)-binding domain superfamily, producing MSKVLLTGGNGFIAAHVLKTLLDRGHTVTTTVRSTIKGDQILAAYQNTPKEKLSYVVVSNIAREGAFDHAVQSDPPFDCVIHTASPFHENFDDPVTDLLDPAIKGTIGLLRAIKNHALQVKRVVLTSSFAAIVNSASPPLVYDENSWNPISWDEAVAERSLAYRGSKKLAEEAAWKFVAEEKPNFDLVTMNPPMVYGPVIHHLENFDRLNTSNQRIRDFIQGKIKDNELPPTGTFLFADVRDLGLAHVRAIEVPEAAGKRFFITGGHYSNKRIVDAIRDTYPELAPKLPKDPIDDFPEDVYGYDNSRARQLLGIEFRPLRECIGDATETFLKLGIV